From Phacochoerus africanus isolate WHEZ1 chromosome 13, ROS_Pafr_v1, whole genome shotgun sequence, a single genomic window includes:
- the DCUN1D2 gene encoding DCN1-like protein 2 isoform X1, translated as MAFTRAGKRTAICCLAQNEWRLDVATGSFFQKPGSFHQESMRSSMDRRELEQLYNRYRDPQDENKIGIDGIQRFCDDLSLDPASISVLLIAWKFRAATQCEFSKKEFVDGMTELGCDSTEQLKALLPRLEQELKDTVKFKDLYQFTFSFAKSPGQKGLACTELVVDTEENSSYLALCCGVRSSALVCCLQSGIGWL; from the exons ATGGCATTTACTCGGGCTGGCAAGAGGACTGCCATCTGCTGCTTAGCACAGAACGAGTGGAGACTAGACGTGGCCACAGGCAGCTTCTTCCAGAAGCCAGGCTCGTTTCACCAGGAATCCATGAGAAGCTCCATGGACAGGAGGGAGCTGGAGCAGCTGTATAACAGGTACAGAG ATCcacaagatgaaaataaaattggaattgATGGGATTCAACGGTTTTGTGATGACTTAAGCCTAGACCCTGCCAGTATCAGCGTTTTGCTTATAGCATGGAAATTCAGGGCTGCGACTCAGTGTGAATTTAGCAAGAAGGAATTTGTAGATGGCATGACAGAGCTTGG GTGTGATAGCACGGAGCAGCTGAAAGCGCTTCTGCCCAGGCTGGAGCAGGAGCTTAAGGACACGGTGAAGTTCAAGGACCTTTACCAGTTCACCTTCTCCTTTGCCAAGAGCCCCGGGCAAAAGGGACTAG CCTGTACTGAACTGGTGGTCGACACAGAAGAGAATTCGAGCTACTTGGCTCTTTGTTGTGGCGTCAGAAGCTCAGCACTTGTGTGCTGCCTACAGTCTGGAATCGGTTGGCTTTGA
- the DCUN1D2 gene encoding DCN1-like protein 2 isoform X2, whose translation MAFTRAGKRTAICCLAQNEWRLDVATGSFFQKPGSFHQESMRSSMDRRELEQLYNRYRDPQDENKIGIDGIQRFCDDLSLDPASISVLLIAWKFRAATQCEFSKKEFVDGMTELGCDSTEQLKALLPRLEQELKDTVKFKDLYQFTFSFAKSPGQKGLELQTPTEHSSRNTV comes from the exons ATGGCATTTACTCGGGCTGGCAAGAGGACTGCCATCTGCTGCTTAGCACAGAACGAGTGGAGACTAGACGTGGCCACAGGCAGCTTCTTCCAGAAGCCAGGCTCGTTTCACCAGGAATCCATGAGAAGCTCCATGGACAGGAGGGAGCTGGAGCAGCTGTATAACAGGTACAGAG ATCcacaagatgaaaataaaattggaattgATGGGATTCAACGGTTTTGTGATGACTTAAGCCTAGACCCTGCCAGTATCAGCGTTTTGCTTATAGCATGGAAATTCAGGGCTGCGACTCAGTGTGAATTTAGCAAGAAGGAATTTGTAGATGGCATGACAGAGCTTGG GTGTGATAGCACGGAGCAGCTGAAAGCGCTTCTGCCCAGGCTGGAGCAGGAGCTTAAGGACACGGTGAAGTTCAAGGACCTTTACCAGTTCACCTTCTCCTTTGCCAAGAGCCCCGGGCAAAAGGGACTAG AGTTGCAGACCCCGACGGAGCACAGCTCCAGGAACACTGTGTAA